From Lolium perenne isolate Kyuss_39 chromosome 5, Kyuss_2.0, whole genome shotgun sequence, a single genomic window includes:
- the LOC127320851 gene encoding uncharacterized protein → MAEGGWDELPDDVVQQIDGRLPCPLDRVFMAACCKSWRTAPVGPPARSLPCLILPLVRGPSVACILGGGALHGLDLPADARRARFFGSYEGMWAFVALRRRDGHVLLNVRTGERIPLPDIEFGKITRFRRAVYDENGAIQTFRWAGIGGPRRPVMMLAATLSRAPAVDDEECVAGAILNVLGPEGRVNHWRYVCFWRLGSQMAIQAQEVSTHVGWSPQDIAYFDGRFYVLTKGEHLRTYTVLNEPDPNREGVDNFHAKLCNLYHTGRGHKPDDAVRRAGYLVVSRGQLLMVVKEWMPDDGATSCIRLFALTPAVVLLHDDPDSSLAWTAVESLDGRLLVVGPGCSRAYECAHFPSGCIQEGVYFLDDRTYYNYTFFAPYFPEQSSPDEFSCTDNGRCRLLPARPEHCFPMKPGESSISTYSPPVWLLP, encoded by the coding sequence ATGGCGGAAGGGGGCTGGGATGAGCTCCCGGACGATGTCGTCCAACAAATCGACGGGCGCCTTCCATGCCCGCTCGACCGCGTCTTCATGGCCGCCTGCTGCAAGTCGTGGCGCACAGCTCCCGTCGGGCCGCCCGCGCGTTCCCTCCCCTGCCTCATCCTCCCGCTCGTCCGAGGGCCGTCCGTCGCCTGCATCCTGGGCGGCGGCGCCCTGCACGGCCTCGACCTTCCGGCAGACGCGCGTCGCGCCCGTTTCTTCGGCTCCTACGAGGGCATGTGGGCGTTCGTGGCACTCCGCCGAAGAGACGGGCACGTGCTGCTGAACGTCCGCACCGGCGAGCGCATCCCGCTGCCGGACATCGAGTTCGGGAAAATCACGAGGTTCCGCCGCGCGGTTTACGACGAGAACGGAGCCATCCAGACGTTCAGATGGGCGGGGATCGGGGGCCCTCGCCGTCCCGTCATGATGCTCGCCGCGACCCTCTCTCGCGCGCCAGCGGTTGACGACGAGGAGTGCGTCGCCGGCGCCATACTCAACGTGCTCGGACCGGAAGGCCGCGTCAACCACTGGCGCTACGTCTGCTTCTGGCGCCTGGGCTCGCAGATGGCCATCCAGGCACAAGAGGTCAGCACCCATGTTGGGTGGTCGCCGCAAGACATCGCCTACTTCGACGGCCGCTTCTACGTGCTGACCAAGGGCGAGCACCTCCGGACCTACACCGTGCTTAACGAACCGGATCCGAACCGGGAGGGAGTGGATAATTTTCACGCCAAGTTGTGCAACCTCTACCACACCGGCCGCGGCCACAAGCCAGACGACGCAGTACGCCGCGCCGGATATCTCGTCGTCTCCCGCGGCCAGCTCCTGATGGTGGTCAAGGAGTGGATGCCCGACGACGGTGCCACCTCCTGCATCCGGCTCTTTGCGCTTACTCCGGCTGTCGTCCTACTCCACGATGATCCAGACTCCTCTCTCGCTTGGACTGCGGTAGAAAGCCTCGATGGCCGGCTGCTCGTCGTCGGCCCCGGCTGCTCGAGGGCATACGAGTGCGCCCACTTCCCATCCGGCTGCATTCAGGAGGGTGTATACTTTCTCGACGACCGCACCTACTACAACTACACCTTCTTCGCGCCCTACTTCCCCGAGCAGAGTAGTCCTGACGAGTTTAGCTGCACCGATAATGGCAGGTGCCGCCTGCTGCCGGCTCGCCCCGAGCATTGCTTCCCCATGAAGCCCGGGGAAAGCTCCATCTCCACTTACTCGCCGCCGGTCTGGCTCCTACCTTGA